A window of the Pseudoliparis swirei isolate HS2019 ecotype Mariana Trench chromosome 13, NWPU_hadal_v1, whole genome shotgun sequence genome harbors these coding sequences:
- the psmc5 gene encoding 26S proteasome regulatory subunit 8, with product MEVDGTDHMEMGESKGGSGLRQYYLSKIEELQLTVNDKSQNLRRLQAQRNELNAKVRLLREELQLLQEQGSYVGEVVRVMDKKKVLVKVHPEGKFVVDVDKNIDINDVTPNCRVALRNDSYTLHKILPNKVDPLVSLMMVEKVPDSTYEMIGGLDKQIKEIKEVIELPVKHPELFEALGIAQPKGVLLYGPPGTGKTLLARAVAHHTDCTFIRVSGSELVQKFIGEGARMVRELFVMAREHSPSIIFMDEIDSIGSTRLEGGSGGDSEVQRTMLELLNQLDGFEATKNIKVIMATNRIDILDSALLRPGRIDRKIEFPPPNEEARLDILKIHSRKMNLTRGINLKKIAELMPGASGAEVKGVCTEAGMYALRERRVHVNQEDFEMAVAKVMQKDSEKNMSIKKLWK from the exons ATGGAGGTGGACGGTACTGATCAT ATGGAGATGGGGGAGAGTAAAGGTGGTTCTGGTCTCCGACAGTACTACTTATCTAAGATAGAAGAGTTACAA TTGACAGTTAATGACAAGAGCCAGAATCTCAGACGTCTGCAGGCGCAGAGAAATGAGCTCAATGCCAAAG TGCGTCTCCTTCGTGAGGAGCTGCAATTACTACAAGAGCAGGGGTCGTATGTCGGGGAAGTGGTGAGGGTCATGGACAAAAAGAAAGTGCTGGTCAAG GTTCACCCAGAAGGAAAATTTGTCGTGGATGTGGACAAGAACATTGACATCAATGAT GTGACTCCCAATTGCCGTGTGGCTCTGCGTAACGACAGCTACACGCTGCACAAGATCTTGCCCAACAAGGTGGACCCTCTGGTATCCCTTATGATGGTGGAGAAGGTGCCGGACTCTACCTATGAAATGATTGGCGGCCTGGATAAGCAGATCAAGGAGATCAAAGAAGTGATTGAGCTGCCTGTCAAGCACCCCGAGCTGTTTGAGGCTTTAGGCATTGCCCAGCCCAAG GGCGTGCTGCTGTACGGCCCCCCGGGAACAGGGAAGACGCTGCTGGCGAGAGCCGTGGCCCACCACACCGACTGCACCTTCATCAGGGTGTCTGGCTCGGAGCTGGTCCAGAAGTTTATTGGAGAGG GCGCCCGTATGGTGCGCGAGCTGTTCGTCATGGCCAGAGAACACTCTCCTTCCATCATCTTCATGGATGAGATCGACTCCATCGGCTCAACTCGCCTGGAGGGCGGCTCCGGCGGTGACAGTGAGGTGCAGAGGACGATGTTGGAGCTGCTCAATCAACTGGACGGTTTCGAGGCCACCAAGAACATCAAG GTCATTATGGCCACCAACCGTATTGACATCTTGGACTCGGCTCTGCTGAGGCCAGGCAGGATCGACAGGAAGATCGAGTTCCCGCCTCCAAATGAAGAG GCCCGTCTGGACATCTTGAAGATCCATTCCAGGAAGATGAACCTGACACGCGGCATCAATCTGAAGAAGATTGCAGAGCTGATGCCGGGAGCGTCTGGTGCTGAAGTTAAG GGTGTTTGCACAGAGGCAGGGATGTACGCTCTGAGAGAAAGGAGAGTGCATGTCAACCAGGAGGACTTTGAGATGGCTGTTGCAAAG GTGATGCAGAAAGACAGCGAGAAGAACATGTCGATCAAGAAGCTGTGGAAGTAG